A single Anopheles maculipalpis chromosome 3RL, idAnoMacuDA_375_x, whole genome shotgun sequence DNA region contains:
- the LOC126562151 gene encoding G2/mitotic-specific cyclin-B-like has product MSRIIRIDENHVAGNLHEGGVKKLVTATRRPVLGELGNKVLRNASQDLVGKGAEKGAVLKNTNPTLKNIKPRVDTRWRKAVDGVAPAAVVPKKPITRSETIKSTADPKASANVEPVKVHVQLNKGNEVKHVTLKRREDSQLSMRALAKQNRKVQQKSAPSSSASSSDENETISTTTKKPERLDTHSQKLLESIENIDVNDGWNPMLVSEYVNDIYNYLNQLESRPGYALRENFLEGHKEISHKMRTILIDWINEVHHQFKLDIDTYHMTVSLIDRYLQKVKTVPKKKLQLVGVTAMFIASKYEELFPPEIHDFVFITDDTYQKHQILEMEKEMVRALDFNLGKPLPTHFLRRFSKAAKASDVNHVLAKYLIELASVDYTTAHYKPSEIAAAALYISLYLFPLSSEDGNNSSGLIWTKTLEHYTHYNVRGLSPIVQRLANVIKSVPKMMEKKLKSPWLKYSSSKFQCISTHPKLKGEEIKALIVN; this is encoded by the exons ATGTCCCGTATTATCAGAATTGACGAG AATCACGTAGCGGGAAACCTGCACGAAGGAGGTGTGAAGAAACTGGTGACTGCAACAAGGCGTCCGGTTTTGGGCGAGCTTGGCAACAAAGTGCTACGCAATGCATCCCAAGATTTGGTGGGAAAAGGGGCAGAAAAGGGAGCTGTGCTGAAGAATACCAACCCGACGCTGAAGAATATCAAGCCTCGCGTAGACACCCGTTGGCGGAAGGCTGTGGATGGAGTTGCCCCTGCGGCAGTCGTTCCCAAAAAACCCATCACGAGATCAGAAACTATAAAATCTACGGCAGACCCGAAAGCCTCTGCCAACGTGGAACCTGTAAAGGTGCATGTGCAATTGAACAAAGGCAACGAGGTAAAGCACGTTACGCTCAAGCGTCGTGAGGACAGCCAGCTGTCGATGCGGGCATTGGCGAAGCAAAATCGTAAAGTTCAGCAAAAAAGCGCTCCCAGCAGTAGCGCATCATCATCGGACGAAAATGAAACCATCTCGACGACCACCAAG AAACCCGAACGGCTGGATACCCATTCGCAGAAGCTATTGGAAAGCATCGAGAACATTGACGTGAACGATGGGTGGAATCCGATGTTGGTATCGGAGTACGTGAACGATATATACAACTATTTGAACCAACTGGAAAGCAGGCCCGGATATGCCTTACGCGAAAACTTCCTAGAGGGCCATAAGGAG ATCTCACACAAGATGCGAACGATTCTGATCGATTGGATCAACGAAGTGCATCATCAGTTTAAGCTGGACATCGACACTTATCACATGACAGTGTCGCTGATCGATCGTTATCTACAG AAGGTGAAGACAGTTCCGAAGAAGAAGTTACAGCTGGTGGGCGTGACGGCGATGTTTATTGCATCCAAATATGAGGAACTGTTTCCTCCAGAGATTCATGACTTTGTGTTCATCACCGACGATACGTACCAGAAACATCAGATTCTGGAAATGGAGAAGGAGATGGTGCGTGCGTTGGACTTCAACCTGGGCAAGCCTCTTCCAACACATTTCCTGCGTCGGTTTTCGAAGGCTGCCAAGGCGTCGGATGTTAATCACGTGCTGGCCAAGTATCTGATAGAGCTTGCCAGCGTGGATTACACCACTGCCCATTACAAACCATCCGAG ATAGCGGCCGCGGCATTGTACATTTCGTTGTATCTATTTCCATTATCCTCCGAAGATGGAAATAATTCCAGTGGGCTCATATGGACCAAAACGCTGGAACACTATACCCATTACAATGTTAGGGGCTTGTCACCGATTGTACAACGGTTAGCAAACGTGATCAAGTCCGTTCCCaaaatgatggaaaagaaaCTGAAGTCCCCGTGGCTGAAGTATTCGTCCTCCAAATTTCAGTGCATTTCGACGCATCCTAAACTGAAAGGAGAAGAGATCAAAGCATTGATTGTAAATTAG